The following coding sequences are from one Culex quinquefasciatus strain JHB chromosome 1, VPISU_Cqui_1.0_pri_paternal, whole genome shotgun sequence window:
- the LOC119765564 gene encoding UPF0729 protein AAEL015238, protein MVCVPCFIIPVLLYLWHKFIQPIVLRYWNPWEKKDKDGNVIKAGPEFPFQCKGGVCPFPGKSNKGQQEGGTTGEEVPAAAAAAVAETSADGETKKSL, encoded by the coding sequence ATGGTTTGCGTGCCTTGCTTCATCATTCCGGTGCTGCTGTACCTGTGGCACAAGTTTATCCAGCCGATTGTTCTGCGGTACTGGAACCCGTGGGAGAAAAAGGACAAGGACGGAAACGTAATCAAGGCCGGGCCGGAGTTCCCGTTCCAGTGCAAGGGCGGTGTTTGTCCGTTCCCCGGCAAGAGCAACAAGGGTCAGCAGGAAGGAGGTACGACAGGAGAAGAAGTTCCAGCTGCGGCGGCAGCAGCCGTGGCAGAAACATCAGCTGATGGGGAAACCAAAAAGAGTCTGTGA